One window of Xylocopa sonorina isolate GNS202 chromosome 9, iyXylSono1_principal, whole genome shotgun sequence genomic DNA carries:
- the LOC143427015 gene encoding uncharacterized protein LOC143427015 isoform X1, with product MLDFEQQANQAQALASLDEDWHLLEDAKMRLEEDLVIRRSRPTMISAKYRAREERRRLLKISAGKLRRIEDPEASLCRSVLINNAVRRLQRENRDEKTRNYGLSVVTYLNDSAKENNVSSNLIVGVTDDETSSRKRLSDDTRNEGINPKRQRHDELDLQDDVFSDFYILPPTPRLLSHIDEVHEPESPHHHHLVYPEDRLGSVDVRSATTIISTSTANTTTSSSSTSTSASSCCNTIMFPTVLDDASGQLNGVAKSSDVSMMEASDVVDPDRICDFARFADSAKSLEERLVELQSLDEHFDLAKFERNNNQSCGRAFHDIQTFHSLVPGLET from the exons ACGCTAAAATGAGATTGGAGGAAGACCTTGTGATCCGTAGGAGCAGACCAACGATGATTTCAGCGAAATACCGTGCGAGGGAGGAACGTCGGCGGTTGCTGAAAATCTCCGCCGGTAAATTGCGGAGGATCGAGGACCCGGAAGCCAGCTTGTGCAGATCGGTTCTCATAAACAACGCAGTCAGGCGGCTGCAACGCGAGAACCGGGACGAAAAAACGAGAAACTACGGGCTATCTGTGGTCACATATCTAAATGATTCCGCCAAAGAGAACAACGTTTCCAGCAACCTTATCGTCGGAGTAACAGACGACGAAACGTCTTCGCGGAAAAG ATTGAGTGACGACACGAGAAACGAAGGGATCAATCCGAAACGGCAAAGGCACGACGAACTCGACCTCCAGGACGACGTGTTCAGCGACTTCTACATCCTGCCGCCAACGCCACGGCTGCTCTCTCACATCGACGAGGTTCACGAACCCGAATCCCCGCACCATCATCATCTAGTGTACCCCGAGGATCGCTTAGGCTCCGTAGACGTACGCTCGGCAACGACGATCATCAGCACGAGCACGGCGAACACGACCACGAGCAGCAGCAGCACCAGCACGTCCGCGAGTAGTTGTTGCAACACCATCATGTTCCCTACGGTGTTGGACGACGCCAGCGGTCAGTTGAACGGTGTCGCCAAGTCCAGCGACGTTAGCATGATGGAGGCCTCGGACGTAGTCGACCCGGACAGGATCTGCGACTTCGCGAGGTTCGCGGACTCCGCGAAGAGCCTCGAGGAACGTTTAGTCGAGTTACAGTCGTTGGACGAGCACTTCGACCTGGCGAAATTCGAGAGGAACAACAACCAGAGCTGCGGCAGGGCGTTCCACGATATCCAGACTTTCCACAGTCTGGTGCCCGGGCTGGAAACCTAG
- the LOC143427015 gene encoding uncharacterized protein LOC143427015 isoform X2: MRLEEDLVIRRSRPTMISAKYRAREERRRLLKISAGKLRRIEDPEASLCRSVLINNAVRRLQRENRDEKTRNYGLSVVTYLNDSAKENNVSSNLIVGVTDDETSSRKRLSDDTRNEGINPKRQRHDELDLQDDVFSDFYILPPTPRLLSHIDEVHEPESPHHHHLVYPEDRLGSVDVRSATTIISTSTANTTTSSSSTSTSASSCCNTIMFPTVLDDASGQLNGVAKSSDVSMMEASDVVDPDRICDFARFADSAKSLEERLVELQSLDEHFDLAKFERNNNQSCGRAFHDIQTFHSLVPGLET; encoded by the exons ATGAGATTGGAGGAAGACCTTGTGATCCGTAGGAGCAGACCAACGATGATTTCAGCGAAATACCGTGCGAGGGAGGAACGTCGGCGGTTGCTGAAAATCTCCGCCGGTAAATTGCGGAGGATCGAGGACCCGGAAGCCAGCTTGTGCAGATCGGTTCTCATAAACAACGCAGTCAGGCGGCTGCAACGCGAGAACCGGGACGAAAAAACGAGAAACTACGGGCTATCTGTGGTCACATATCTAAATGATTCCGCCAAAGAGAACAACGTTTCCAGCAACCTTATCGTCGGAGTAACAGACGACGAAACGTCTTCGCGGAAAAG ATTGAGTGACGACACGAGAAACGAAGGGATCAATCCGAAACGGCAAAGGCACGACGAACTCGACCTCCAGGACGACGTGTTCAGCGACTTCTACATCCTGCCGCCAACGCCACGGCTGCTCTCTCACATCGACGAGGTTCACGAACCCGAATCCCCGCACCATCATCATCTAGTGTACCCCGAGGATCGCTTAGGCTCCGTAGACGTACGCTCGGCAACGACGATCATCAGCACGAGCACGGCGAACACGACCACGAGCAGCAGCAGCACCAGCACGTCCGCGAGTAGTTGTTGCAACACCATCATGTTCCCTACGGTGTTGGACGACGCCAGCGGTCAGTTGAACGGTGTCGCCAAGTCCAGCGACGTTAGCATGATGGAGGCCTCGGACGTAGTCGACCCGGACAGGATCTGCGACTTCGCGAGGTTCGCGGACTCCGCGAAGAGCCTCGAGGAACGTTTAGTCGAGTTACAGTCGTTGGACGAGCACTTCGACCTGGCGAAATTCGAGAGGAACAACAACCAGAGCTGCGGCAGGGCGTTCCACGATATCCAGACTTTCCACAGTCTGGTGCCCGGGCTGGAAACCTAG